One genomic region from Stackebrandtia nassauensis DSM 44728 encodes:
- a CDS encoding MFS transporter → MLQSLAGLLALVLALGWGWLADRAGYGRLVPVVFVGSGVLLGVLAGMGSVATVATVYLMYAAVQCEVMTLVVMYLVAVVPEGVRGAALGLQNSAQQLGNAVGPVVGGAVAMGAGVRFSLWVSGVLLGVCWLGFVGARWWGRGASTGVRVV, encoded by the coding sequence GTGTTGCAGAGTTTGGCCGGGTTGTTGGCGTTGGTGCTCGCCTTGGGGTGGGGGTGGTTGGCGGATCGGGCTGGGTATGGGCGGTTGGTGCCGGTGGTTTTCGTCGGGAGTGGGGTGTTGTTGGGTGTGCTCGCGGGGATGGGGAGTGTGGCGACGGTCGCGACGGTCTATTTGATGTACGCGGCGGTGCAGTGTGAGGTGATGACTTTGGTGGTCATGTACCTGGTGGCTGTTGTGCCAGAGGGGGTTCGGGGTGCCGCTTTGGGGTTGCAGAATTCGGCGCAGCAGTTGGGGAACGCGGTGGGGCCCGTGGTGGGGGGTGCGGTGGCGATGGGGGCGGGGGTTCGGTTCTCGTTGTGGGTCAGTGGGGTGTTGTTGGGGGTTTGCTGGTTGGGGTTTGTGGGGGCGCGGTGGTGGGGGAGGGGCGCGTCGACGGGGGTGCGGGTGGTTTGA
- a CDS encoding CaiB/BaiF CoA transferase family protein produces MMHLIRCIVVEALSGIKVVDISTLFAGPTAAMLLGDFGADVVKVEHPRRGDPSRGHGHAKDGVGLWWKVLSRNKRTVAIDLSSEDGQGVLRALLAEADVLVENFRPGTLERWNLAPESLLEANPRLVISRVTGFGQIGPMAGEPGFGTLAEAMSGFASMTGEPDGPPTLPPLALADGIAALACAYAIMVALRARENTGRGQVVDLAIIEPILTVLGPQITAFQALGVIPQRTGNRSSNNSPRNTYRSRDGRWLAVSTSAQSIAERVMHLVGRPELVDEPWFSSGRTRAEHAEELDAAVGGWIAERDAEEVIAAFSEAQAAIAPVYDVSDVVDDPQFRALGTVLEVPDEELGSVAMQNVMFRMSDTPGEVRWAGPRLGEHTDEVLAEAGLDAEQIAALRDKGVVG; encoded by the coding sequence ATGATGCATCTTATAAGATGCATTGTTGTGGAGGCTCTTAGTGGAATCAAGGTCGTGGATATCTCGACGCTGTTCGCCGGTCCGACCGCGGCGATGTTGCTGGGTGACTTCGGCGCGGACGTGGTGAAGGTGGAACATCCCCGGCGGGGGGATCCGTCGCGTGGGCATGGGCACGCCAAGGACGGGGTGGGGTTGTGGTGGAAGGTGTTGTCGCGCAACAAACGCACCGTCGCGATCGATTTGTCTAGTGAGGACGGGCAGGGGGTGTTGCGGGCGCTGTTGGCCGAGGCCGACGTGCTCGTGGAGAACTTTCGGCCGGGGACCTTGGAGCGCTGGAACCTGGCGCCGGAGTCGTTGCTGGAGGCGAACCCGCGGTTGGTGATCTCGCGGGTGACAGGGTTCGGGCAGATCGGGCCGATGGCGGGCGAGCCCGGGTTCGGGACGCTGGCCGAGGCGATGAGTGGGTTCGCGTCGATGACCGGGGAGCCGGACGGGCCGCCGACCCTGCCGCCGTTGGCGTTGGCGGACGGTATCGCGGCGTTGGCCTGCGCTTACGCGATCATGGTCGCGCTGCGGGCGCGGGAGAACACCGGTCGGGGGCAGGTGGTGGATCTGGCGATCATCGAGCCGATCCTGACGGTGCTGGGGCCGCAGATCACCGCGTTCCAGGCGTTGGGCGTGATCCCGCAGCGGACCGGCAATCGGTCGTCGAACAATTCGCCGCGCAATACGTATCGCAGTCGGGACGGGCGGTGGCTGGCGGTTTCCACCAGCGCGCAGTCGATCGCGGAGCGGGTCATGCACCTGGTGGGGCGGCCGGAACTGGTGGACGAGCCGTGGTTCTCGTCGGGGCGCACTCGGGCTGAGCACGCGGAGGAGCTGGACGCGGCGGTCGGGGGCTGGATCGCGGAGCGTGACGCCGAGGAGGTGATCGCGGCGTTCAGCGAGGCCCAGGCGGCGATCGCGCCGGTGTATGACGTGTCCGATGTGGTCGACGATCCGCAGTTTCGGGCACTGGGGACGGTGCTGGAGGTGCCCGACGAGGAGCTTGGCTCCGTGGCGATGCAGAACGTCATGTTCCGGATGTCCGACACGCCCGGGGAAGTGCGGTGGGCGGGGCCGCGGCTGGGGGAGCACACCGACGAGGTGCTGGCCGAGGCCGGACTGGACGCCGAGCAGATCGCGGCGTTGCGGGACAAGGGAGTGGTGGGCTGA
- a CDS encoding PQQ-binding-like beta-propeller repeat protein, with protein MRSRLSVGLCGVLVAAGVVVAGCSGGPEESPIRFENPPLWTHKDVNLDSVEGAALRGDAAILIGEWGNDARLVVADVATGDTRWSIAGEQELPGGDGLLITDAVPSPFGGVDKAPVIIDDGGDWAVVVAYNKFDEDNEDHRPDEQGVAALSGADGSMLWSAPLLKRGDTDEAETPRVYPITADGDTVLAATSGGAQAFALDAATGDKRWQQDKVWPHAVTDGVVVGQESLDREYPPWHGDSPRGGDVRAWDIESGEQKWKVKDKDKGDGLGHAMVANASMTLVSMTDSDVDTDDHVEVRDTRTGKKLATLDDGSPDCAFDSAKTTRFVCATSRAARFTTVSRSGGEATVTTIQVTEETDDFKIMSMYDGHIFVDTVASNRIYKDRYILDAEAQIVAKDLPGRPMAMTKKYAVFQTEDEETDEYRKAGIYKVVGK; from the coding sequence ATGAGAAGTCGCCTGAGCGTGGGCCTGTGTGGAGTGCTGGTCGCCGCCGGTGTCGTGGTGGCGGGCTGTTCGGGCGGGCCGGAGGAGTCCCCGATCCGGTTCGAGAATCCGCCGCTGTGGACACACAAGGACGTGAACCTCGACAGCGTCGAGGGCGCGGCGCTGCGGGGCGACGCGGCGATCTTGATCGGAGAGTGGGGAAACGACGCCCGTCTGGTGGTCGCCGACGTCGCCACCGGTGACACGCGCTGGTCGATCGCGGGAGAACAGGAACTGCCGGGCGGTGACGGTCTGCTGATCACCGATGCCGTTCCCAGCCCGTTCGGGGGCGTCGACAAGGCCCCGGTGATCATCGACGACGGCGGGGACTGGGCGGTCGTCGTCGCCTACAACAAGTTCGACGAGGACAACGAGGATCACCGGCCCGACGAGCAGGGTGTCGCGGCCCTGTCCGGCGCGGACGGCTCGATGCTGTGGTCGGCACCGCTGCTGAAGCGCGGCGACACGGACGAGGCCGAGACACCGCGGGTGTATCCGATCACGGCCGACGGGGACACCGTGTTGGCGGCGACCAGCGGCGGAGCCCAGGCGTTCGCCCTGGACGCCGCCACCGGAGACAAGCGGTGGCAACAGGACAAGGTGTGGCCGCACGCGGTGACCGACGGCGTCGTGGTCGGCCAGGAGTCGCTCGACCGGGAGTACCCGCCGTGGCACGGCGACAGCCCCAGAGGCGGTGACGTTCGAGCCTGGGACATCGAGTCCGGCGAACAGAAATGGAAGGTCAAGGACAAGGACAAGGGCGACGGACTCGGCCACGCGATGGTGGCCAACGCGTCGATGACGCTGGTCTCCATGACCGACTCCGACGTCGACACCGACGATCACGTCGAGGTCCGTGACACCAGGACCGGAAAGAAGCTCGCCACACTCGACGACGGGAGCCCCGACTGTGCCTTCGACTCCGCGAAGACGACGCGGTTCGTCTGCGCCACGAGCAGAGCGGCGAGGTTCACGACAGTCAGCCGATCCGGTGGTGAGGCGACCGTGACCACGATTCAGGTCACCGAGGAAACCGACGACTTCAAGATCATGTCCATGTACGACGGTCACATCTTCGTCGACACCGTCGCCTCCAACCGCATCTACAAGGACCGGTACATCCTCGACGCCGAGGCCCAGATCGTCGCGAAGGACCTGCCCGGCCGTCCGATGGCGATGACGAAGAAGTACGCCGTGTTCCAGACGGAGGACGAAGAAACCGACGAATACCGCAAGGCCGGAATCTACAAGGTGGTGGGCAAGTGA
- a CDS encoding ester cyclase codes for MTTTSAAHNKETYRRFHDALNGAADAPLIQKLIDDFVDPDLKLHTPLPLKSTGADSIKEVFQTLRRAYPDLHVAIEDLIAEDDKVVSRNTVTGTHLGEYLGMAPTGNTVTYKEIFVFRFADGRITEAWGVVDVLSQLRQLGAMPGGIPGGS; via the coding sequence ATGACGACAACCAGTGCGGCGCACAACAAGGAGACCTACCGGCGGTTCCACGACGCCCTCAACGGCGCCGCCGACGCGCCGCTGATCCAGAAGCTGATCGACGACTTCGTCGATCCGGACCTGAAACTGCACACGCCGCTGCCGTTGAAGTCGACGGGCGCCGACTCCATCAAGGAGGTCTTCCAGACGCTGCGCCGCGCCTACCCCGACCTGCACGTCGCGATCGAGGACCTGATCGCGGAGGACGACAAGGTGGTCAGCCGCAACACCGTCACCGGCACCCATCTGGGCGAGTACCTGGGCATGGCCCCCACCGGCAACACCGTCACGTACAAGGAGATCTTCGTCTTCCGGTTCGCCGACGGCCGGATCACCGAGGCCTGGGGCGTCGTCGACGTGCTGTCGCAGCTGCGACAGCTGGGCGCCATGCCCGGCGGGATCCCCGGCGGCTCCTGA
- a CDS encoding HpcH/HpaI aldolase/citrate lyase family protein, with amino-acid sequence MDTPIVTALYAPASRPELLPKAMASGADAVIVDLEDAVLAGRKEEARANVLAFLDGLAEADAGPSGSAELGERGTSADGSPSGSAEPSERSSSAGERGEGPAESAVERVPTIPVQRGRSGGSRERGAEAGARRSGPHCRPVVQVRVNHPRGEFGPRDLAALGAHPVVRAGRVAVRLPKVAGPQDVDLALDMLNVDAPLAVHCLLESAIGVEYARDIAAHPAVAGLALGEADLAAELGLRGEESFGWIRSRIVIAAVAAGLPAPAMAVYTDLADPRGLAESCARGRALGMFGRTALHPKQLSTITAAFAPDGVELRRAHEVVTAAAGAEADGSGAIALPDGRFIDAPMVESAKRTIQLAERLG; translated from the coding sequence ATGGACACGCCGATCGTGACCGCGCTGTACGCACCGGCCAGCAGACCGGAACTGTTGCCCAAGGCCATGGCGAGCGGGGCCGACGCGGTGATCGTGGACCTGGAGGACGCGGTGCTGGCCGGGCGCAAGGAGGAGGCGCGCGCGAACGTGCTGGCGTTCCTGGACGGCTTGGCCGAGGCCGACGCGGGTCCGAGCGGCTCGGCTGAGCTTGGCGAACGGGGCACGTCGGCTGACGGCAGCCCAAGCGGCTCGGCCGAGCCGAGCGAGCGGAGCTCGTCGGCGGGGGAGCGGGGCGAGGGCCCGGCGGAGTCCGCTGTGGAGCGGGTGCCGACGATTCCGGTGCAGCGCGGGCGATCGGGCGGTTCGCGCGAGCGTGGAGCCGAGGCCGGGGCGCGGCGGTCGGGGCCGCACTGTCGGCCGGTGGTTCAGGTCCGGGTCAACCATCCGCGCGGTGAGTTCGGCCCGCGTGACCTGGCCGCGTTGGGGGCGCATCCCGTGGTGCGGGCCGGGCGGGTCGCGGTGCGGTTGCCGAAGGTCGCCGGGCCGCAGGACGTCGATCTGGCGCTCGACATGCTTAATGTGGACGCGCCGCTGGCGGTCCACTGCCTGCTAGAGTCCGCGATCGGTGTTGAGTACGCGCGTGACATCGCCGCCCACCCGGCCGTGGCCGGGCTCGCGCTCGGGGAGGCCGACCTGGCCGCCGAGCTGGGTCTGCGCGGCGAGGAGTCCTTCGGCTGGATCCGCAGCCGCATCGTCATCGCCGCCGTCGCCGCGGGCCTACCGGCCCCCGCGATGGCGGTCTACACCGATCTGGCCGACCCACGGGGTCTGGCCGAGTCGTGTGCGCGGGGCCGGGCGCTCGGCATGTTCGGTCGCACCGCCCTGCACCCCAAACAGCTGTCGACGATCACCGCCGCGTTCGCCCCCGACGGGGTCGAACTGCGTCGCGCCCACGAGGTGGTGACCGCGGCAGCTGGTGCCGAGGCCGACGGGAGCGGCGCGATCGCCCTGCCCGACGGACGGTTCATCGACGCACCCATGGTCGAGTCCGCCAAACGCACCATCCAGCTCGCGGAACGGCTCGGTTGA
- a CDS encoding PQQ-binding-like beta-propeller repeat protein encodes MNPVARKRNGISRMAIAVAAAVALLSTSCSSESDTEVPSALTSAESEGEKEKSRTDPIEFSEKPLWSKKPLDEDGSDSLRFSGTSVLGDKVAFVRRDNESAEHLTVAKAKSGKTVWELTDGDTIKGSDGLRADHPEVDPLGGADAEALLVAYVKPTTLADGSSGEENGIAALSLKDGSMLWSVPVVTGPQHGYFMFLAATSDSHVAVDLSDHSGEEDVSKLVMVDYKKREVVWQKEWLEAAAIIDDTVIVDKFKPDGDNLDHVTAMGLKVSSGKTRWELDHDKDPDVLTATNDAAVVDSGGSVLILDPKSGDQRAKLAIAATECYFDGESTLACQSSKDTDSAPASVISIIEVTDSTAKASQVSGTDRDELSGIYKGRIFVERLVDQRNELTVLDTSGKTIAEQLPGSLADITDDYAAFVRIAENFAETDIMSVHKVEI; translated from the coding sequence GTGAACCCAGTGGCACGCAAGCGAAACGGCATCAGCCGGATGGCGATCGCCGTCGCGGCGGCGGTGGCCCTGCTGTCGACGAGCTGTTCGTCCGAGTCCGACACCGAGGTGCCCTCGGCGCTGACCAGCGCGGAATCCGAAGGCGAGAAGGAGAAGAGCCGGACCGACCCCATCGAGTTCAGCGAAAAACCATTGTGGAGTAAAAAGCCGCTCGATGAGGACGGATCCGACTCGTTGCGGTTCAGCGGCACCAGCGTCCTCGGTGACAAGGTCGCCTTCGTCCGCAGGGACAATGAGTCCGCGGAGCATCTCACCGTCGCCAAGGCGAAGTCCGGGAAGACCGTCTGGGAACTCACCGACGGCGACACCATCAAGGGCAGCGACGGTCTGCGCGCCGACCATCCCGAGGTCGATCCGTTGGGCGGCGCCGACGCCGAGGCGCTCCTTGTCGCATACGTCAAACCCACCACCCTGGCGGACGGGTCGTCCGGCGAGGAGAACGGCATCGCGGCACTGTCCCTCAAGGATGGCAGCATGTTGTGGAGCGTTCCCGTCGTTACGGGGCCGCAGCACGGCTACTTCATGTTCCTCGCGGCTACGAGTGACTCGCATGTGGCCGTCGACCTCAGTGACCATTCGGGCGAGGAAGACGTCAGCAAGCTGGTCATGGTGGACTACAAGAAGCGCGAGGTCGTCTGGCAGAAGGAATGGCTGGAAGCGGCGGCCATCATCGACGACACCGTCATCGTCGACAAGTTCAAACCCGACGGCGACAACCTCGACCATGTCACCGCCATGGGGTTGAAGGTGTCCAGTGGCAAGACGCGCTGGGAACTGGATCACGACAAGGACCCCGACGTGCTGACGGCCACCAACGACGCCGCCGTCGTCGACTCCGGCGGTTCCGTCCTCATACTCGATCCGAAGTCCGGCGATCAACGGGCGAAACTGGCGATCGCCGCGACGGAATGCTACTTCGACGGTGAGTCCACACTGGCCTGTCAATCGTCGAAGGACACGGACAGTGCGCCAGCGTCGGTGATCAGCATCATCGAGGTCACCGATTCCACCGCGAAGGCCTCCCAGGTCAGCGGCACGGACCGGGACGAGCTCAGTGGAATCTACAAGGGACGAATCTTCGTCGAGCGCCTCGTCGATCAGCGGAACGAGCTCACCGTGCTCGACACCTCGGGCAAGACCATCGCCGAACAGCTGCCCGGAAGCCTGGCCGACATCACCGACGACTACGCCGCCTTCGTCCGCATCGCCGAAAA
- a CDS encoding TRAP transporter large permease subunit, with protein MLGIWALVAYIVVIIAWNGLLKRNIGEAMIIGFVAVAAFGGGSILEVGWAGIKAAATEEIVFAALTFVFMGFVLSKTGVVDQLIAMLNSLLGKRRGGAGYVSTIAAAMFGAVSGSGSGNAAAVGSVTIPWMAKSNFSPKLSATVVAGNAGLGIAIPPSSSLFILTGSAAVASYVTADQLFLALFAGGAWTLLYRLVLMFYFVRRDKIGAVDPSMIEPFGRTFAAGWSSLLVFVGIIVPVLLTSDLTSDAVISWIGEAPADAISIITWIPVLVTIIGLILGRRALPRRGTDWWKLLGEVGPRYAVIGATLFFAFAAAATLTELGLAEQLAKLLGELDAPAFIVSMVVGLLVVGVAAPLTGTATIAAIGPVAFTTLMSAGVSPIPAAVAILIFASTEGASPPGAAPIYIASGISGVNPARTFVPLVVWYVLPILVIGSLVAIGALPV; from the coding sequence ATGCTCGGCATCTGGGCGCTGGTCGCCTACATCGTCGTCATCATCGCGTGGAACGGACTGCTGAAACGCAACATCGGTGAGGCGATGATCATCGGTTTCGTCGCGGTCGCCGCGTTCGGCGGCGGCTCGATACTCGAGGTCGGCTGGGCGGGAATCAAAGCCGCCGCCACCGAGGAGATCGTGTTCGCGGCGTTGACGTTCGTCTTCATGGGATTCGTCCTGTCCAAGACCGGCGTCGTCGACCAGCTGATCGCGATGCTCAACTCACTGCTCGGCAAACGCCGGGGCGGTGCCGGTTACGTGTCGACGATCGCCGCGGCGATGTTCGGAGCCGTGTCCGGTTCCGGCTCCGGAAACGCCGCCGCCGTCGGCTCGGTGACCATCCCGTGGATGGCCAAGTCGAACTTCAGCCCCAAGCTGTCGGCGACCGTCGTTGCCGGGAACGCCGGGCTCGGCATCGCCATCCCGCCCAGTTCCTCGCTGTTCATCCTCACCGGTTCGGCCGCCGTGGCCAGCTATGTCACCGCCGACCAGCTGTTCCTGGCGCTGTTCGCCGGTGGCGCCTGGACGCTGCTGTACCGGCTGGTGCTGATGTTCTACTTCGTCCGCCGCGACAAGATCGGCGCGGTCGACCCGTCGATGATCGAACCGTTCGGACGCACCTTCGCCGCGGGCTGGTCGAGCCTGCTGGTCTTCGTCGGCATCATCGTGCCGGTGCTGCTGACCTCCGACCTCACCAGCGACGCGGTGATCTCCTGGATCGGCGAGGCCCCCGCCGACGCGATCTCGATCATCACCTGGATCCCGGTCCTGGTGACGATCATCGGGTTGATCCTGGGCCGCCGGGCCCTGCCCCGTCGGGGCACCGACTGGTGGAAGCTCTTGGGCGAGGTCGGGCCGCGCTACGCCGTCATCGGCGCGACGCTGTTCTTCGCGTTCGCCGCCGCGGCCACCCTGACCGAGCTCGGGCTGGCCGAACAGCTGGCCAAATTGCTGGGCGAGTTGGACGCGCCCGCCTTCATCGTGTCGATGGTCGTCGGGCTGCTGGTGGTCGGTGTCGCCGCGCCGTTGACCGGCACCGCCACGATCGCCGCGATCGGCCCGGTCGCGTTCACCACCCTCATGTCCGCGGGTGTCTCGCCGATCCCCGCCGCGGTCGCGATCCTGATCTTCGCCTCCACCGAGGGCGCCTCGCCACCCGGCGCGGCACCGATCTACATCGCCAGCGGCATCTCCGGCGTGAACCCGGCGCGCACCTTCGTCCCGCTGGTGGTCTGGTACGTGCTGCCGATCCTGGTCATCGGCTCGCTGGTCGCCATCGGCGCGCTGCCGGTCTAG
- a CDS encoding GntR family transcriptional regulator produces the protein MAAPGTVHPRPPGSKAEYVHEVLRNEIMSGQLTAGAAVPQDEIARRLGVSITPVREALRRLESEGLISYRPHRGATVSELSQDAAHELYLLRGAIEGLCARLAADRITDAELAELHRIHDLMLTEQANGSVENLADHSRQFHDLIARAGGPAFLADHLSSIWKNHPVPTENSLWHDPTDAARFLEAHRDLLEALTARDATRAERVMIDHVELAGAARTTHQ, from the coding sequence GTGGCCGCTCCAGGCACAGTCCACCCACGTCCGCCCGGCAGCAAGGCCGAGTACGTGCACGAGGTACTGCGCAACGAGATCATGAGCGGCCAACTCACCGCGGGCGCCGCCGTCCCCCAGGACGAGATCGCCCGCCGCCTCGGCGTCTCCATCACCCCGGTCCGAGAAGCCCTCCGCCGCCTCGAGAGCGAAGGCCTCATCTCCTACCGCCCCCACCGTGGCGCCACGGTCTCCGAGCTCAGCCAAGACGCCGCCCACGAGCTCTACCTCCTGCGCGGCGCCATCGAGGGCCTCTGCGCCCGCCTGGCCGCCGACCGCATCACCGACGCCGAACTCGCCGAACTCCACCGAATCCACGACCTCATGCTCACCGAACAAGCCAACGGCTCCGTCGAGAACCTGGCCGACCACAGCCGCCAGTTCCACGACCTGATCGCCCGCGCCGGCGGCCCCGCCTTCCTGGCCGACCACCTCAGCTCCATCTGGAAGAACCACCCGGTCCCCACCGAGAACTCCCTGTGGCACGACCCCACCGACGCCGCCCGCTTCCTGGAAGCCCACCGCGACCTCCTCGAAGCCCTCACCGCCCGCGACGCCACCCGAGCCGAGCGCGTCATGATCGACCACGTCGAACTGGCCGGAGCCGCCCGCACCACCCACCAATAA